The sequence TGGTCGAGCGGGAATACGCCAACCGGCAGTCGCTTGGCGCGGATGGTGATCGCGACCTCGAACGCTCCGTGCTTGCGGGTGAGCCAGGGCAGCGTTCCGGTTTCCGCAAAACTTACCTTGGCGCGGTTGCCGGCATCACGTGCGGCCTGCGCGAAGATCATCGACCCGAACGTCGCTGGCGGCAGAAACACGACTTGGCCATCCCGCAGATGCGGGGCGAGCAGGCGGGCTATGTCCGGCTGTGCGAACGCGGGGGCAGGACACAGGATCAGCTCGGTGCCGTTGACGGCGTCAGCGATATCGGTCGTCACCAGCGCGAGCTTGATGTCGTGGCGCCCGTTGTGGTCCTTCACCAGAATGCGCGAGCCGGCGGCGCGATGTGCAGCGACCTGATCGGCGTCGCGGCGCCACAGCCGGACCTCATGTCCCGACAGCGCAAAATCGCCTGCGGCCGCGAAAGAGCCGTTTCCCCCACCCAGAACCGCAATCTTCAAGATGCTTCTCCTTGCGCGCGCGACTGTGTATCAAGCTGCTTCAGCAGGAAATGCTGGACCTTGCCCAGTGCCGTGCGCGGCAGGTCGGTGACGAAGACGATGTCGCGCGGAACCTTGTAGCGCGCGAGCTGCGTCTGAAGGTGCGCTCGCAATTCATCCGCTTCGAGCCGGCATCCGGAGCGCGGGATGACATAGGCAATGGGCACTTCGTCCCAGCGCGGGTCCGGCCGGCCGATCACGGCGCATTCGCTCACATCGGGGTGCTCAAGCAGGACGCGCTCGACCTCGGCCGGGTAGACGTTCTCGCCGCCGGAAATGATCAGGTTCTTCTTGCGGTCGCGGACCCAGAAATAGCCGTCGGAGTCGCACAGGCCGATGTCGCCGGTGCGATACCAGCCTTCGTTCAGAGCATCGCGCGTCGCGTCCGCATCGCCCCAATATTCGAAGAACACGTTGGGCCCGCGCACTGCGATCTCGCCGGGCGTGCCCGCGGGGAGCTCGCCGCCCGCCTGATCGATCACCTTCGCCTCGCAGCACAGGCCTGCAAGTCCTGTCGACCCCGCGCGCGAGAGATCGCCGCCGAGCCGGGTGTAGACGGCGATCGGGCAGGTCTCCGTCGAGCCGTAAACCTGGAGCACTGGCACGCCACGCGCGACGAACCGGTCGATCAAGTGCGGTGGCACAACAGTCGAACCGGTGGCGACGGCCTTGAGCGAGGAGAGATCGGTCGTCGCCCAGGCGGGATGCTCGCTCACCGCCTGGATGATCGTCGGTACCATCACCGTCAGTGTCGGCCGCTCGCGTTCGATCGCGGCGAGCGCGGTATCCGGTGTGAAGCGGGCATGGATCGTGACGGTCGCGCCGAGCTGGAGCGCTGCGGTGGTCTGGATGTTGAGCCCGCCGACGTGGAAGAATGGCAACACCGTCAGGACGTGATCGTCCGACGTCATGTTGTGCATGTGCTGGCTCATGACGCCATTCCACAGCAGCGCCTCCTGGCGCAGTACAGCGCCCTTTGGCCGTCCGGTCGTTCCGGAGGTGTAGACGATCAGGAGCGGGCAGCAGAGATCGGTATGCGGATTGCGGCTTTTGCCTTCGCTGCGAGCCAGCAGGCCCTCGAATGTCGTGCCGCGCGACGGCGCGAAATCGAATCCGACG comes from Bradyrhizobium diazoefficiens and encodes:
- a CDS encoding class I adenylate-forming enzyme family protein produces the protein MDLCSLIDRNAAFSPDKTAIAFEGERLSYAAFAARIERTATTLKQELGVGRGDRVAILSLNRPDYLVLLYACARLGAMLVPLNWRLAVAEQLFILADAGAKVLVLEQAFEGVLPELAARTAVVGFDFAPSRGTTFEGLLARSEGKSRNPHTDLCCPLLIVYTSGTTGRPKGAVLRQEALLWNGVMSQHMHNMTSDDHVLTVLPFFHVGGLNIQTTAALQLGATVTIHARFTPDTALAAIERERPTLTVMVPTIIQAVSEHPAWATTDLSSLKAVATGSTVVPPHLIDRFVARGVPVLQVYGSTETCPIAVYTRLGGDLSRAGSTGLAGLCCEAKVIDQAGGELPAGTPGEIAVRGPNVFFEYWGDADATRDALNEGWYRTGDIGLCDSDGYFWVRDRKKNLIISGGENVYPAEVERVLLEHPDVSECAVIGRPDPRWDEVPIAYVIPRSGCRLEADELRAHLQTQLARYKVPRDIVFVTDLPRTALGKVQHFLLKQLDTQSRAQGEAS